From a region of the Osmia lignaria lignaria isolate PbOS001 chromosome 10, iyOsmLign1, whole genome shotgun sequence genome:
- the Bap170 gene encoding brahma associated protein 170kD isoform X2 — protein MAKILNKDPVTYERERENFLKDLRHFHETRGTPFKKIPKVSGKDIDLYLLYVVVTAHGGWIRVNLRNEWTSLCEQFHLPKGCVNSGVGLKQIYLRYLDRYEKVHFLGEDGQQADDDDEDSRHRKWSARALHSVPLTYNHHQHNVAESLRDYNGLSSDLYKPSNYDKLALSLLSPLPNEQDFAINVCTLLSNEGKHILRLDKYPRLVNILLAHAGVFDSPGTRQLFIEVYSRVRNYSINSFWSDVLDSQDVIDLTNERAFMKKPTASPQTFSRRKILEKEKQNKSTALSTTENDDASTSMEIEGVPQDCPRLDPTGSHQDDNLRGDQNQNSIKFEEEDKDLFCVGRTLGTQDPYGQRVLQIASILRNLSFTPENAAVLGRNRCFLRFVLLCVRARWSNLHQLGFDILGNIANEIILKEAGERITDVVLSCVAKGIESQDRFIVISCLEVLNKISQQDSNEEIVTFGLEDNVYELICRFLALNDIALLVYTLECLYALTSLGERPCTSVARVRGAIDTLVALVTVEAQSYGPKACILMRVIETVSTVAAPPNTTQNTPITATAPAATVSSSVPSTPATVTATPAPVSPAPSRPTTPAATVTKSTTHKAVEANNSIQQHAHQQIIQENEQFALSWLRATFEPTPGVRIEQEELYKKYLGCCTKIGRRGVIAPLHFPRCVRSVFGGSVGPNPLKGETSGTQYYEGIRVRATPPQVTYPSQTAVGTNTAPITAVNATPVKVLPVQQRTIKNISPAPDSTALDNPASGPPRIPAPASPILKAQLSAPPKPPSNTSNTANQSQNPVTKVDSKSQVSVSHPHLSQALLSSGSQIQTQQQQLQQQQPQQVQHQPQQPQQVQQQSQTIQVVAKEDNRSGTTSSSIIKSLLATKVTVSSDCMPSTAATCVSTPTACVTNTTASIASSISANQLITSNQVAQRQQQQRLLQQQLINVSQPPTTTTSTILSKTPVNSKQKPAITPIPAKKIQRLNGAKFIMTNNCDKTEVSDNENVNQIATSTTSSIVVLNSTENHISSTIKVCRPPSTTVTTVNKTNQRSTCTSIAEDSDSTNNSLASSSGIGGSRDCSGVGVEEDNSLTSFEGILLNGAPSNMDIDAQDDGSSKDSSSVISKEKPLQSMMLADLLERKVDKEPILNGVLGKNSINEKGMDLVENHIKKVLKESPTDIKVKLEVEESNVVQTEVSEDTLIEAPRGIKRAASESDEVDVKKVKYSNGTMSPDPAVDSTTAESTVSSIKSEEQDDDKDSEKATVSSTAANLYAALAADCIEDETDLDENINVNASTGTSPAIKEEPHIFVNQINQQQQLQQQQQQKLQLQQQLQQQQQQQQQQQQQQQQQQQQQHQQQQQHQQQHHHHHHHHHHQLQQPQQTQTQLQQQQHQHQQLIVAASRQIVVQQTIQPNNQVIIPAGQVKGRQAQPQPQVLLQQGAGGQLQYVVSGGVPGQNYVLAQPQTTLVQGQAQTVLVAQTTQQQGTGAKTIIILQPQAAAQPTQQKMVAVTPQGQQVVVTQVSRPILQSPALGNIPPPLVPTSGTIPQTSIIVNSSVAQTNPNTVTVTIPAMAQQTPVSTSVPSRVVTPTPASTPPPTRPTTPHQAAATHGLPAKQPAKLIKTVSSSTSTEPESKPSTSQNQPEKTITIKIDPNAYLCEWRGCLRQFKTPHEVYLHVCEAHCPTGGEEILCLWASCDALKRRRFSLMTHLYDRHCNAETMSMRRKQLTVTGKTEVSTSTPPTPHHPGYAPNAAFHAIKRHALEFVNPKELMQRPTKPAAATSSSSSPRPGQNPPPEQDDNEGPVTKSIRLTAALILRNLVIYSTHGRRHLRAYEPHLAGVALSNVESSRTIAQVLYDMNDQSNSNHR, from the exons GTTAACCTTCGGAACGAGTGGACATCGTTGTGCGAACAATTCCATCTACCGAAGGGTTGCGTGAATAGCGGGGTTGGCCTTAAACAAATTTACCTTAG GTATTTGGACAGGTACGAAAAGGTACATTTCCTGGGAGAGGATGGCCAACaagccgacgacgacgacgaggattcTAGACACAGAAAATGGTCTGCCAGGGCATTACACTCCGTTCCTCTTACTTATAATCATCATCAACACAACGTTGCAG AATCTCTTCGTGACTACAATGGCCTTTCGTCGGACCTCTACAAACCATCCAACTACGATAAGCTCGCACTCTCGCTCCTCTCCCCTCTTCCCAACGAGCAAGACTTTGCCATCAACGTTTGCACCTTACTGTCGAACGAGGGCAAACACATTTTACGTCTCGATAAGTATCCCCGGTTGGTGAACATTCTTCTCGCTCACGCGGGCGTTTTCGATTCGCCGGGCACGCGGCAACTCTTCATCGAGGTCTACTCTCGCGTAAGGAATTACTCGATCAACTCCTTTTGGTCGGACGTTCTCGACTCTCAGGACGTGATCGACCTGACGAACGAGAGGGCGTTCATGAAGAAACCGACTGCGAGTCCGCAGACGTTCTCTAGGCGGAAGATCCTAGAAAAAGAGAAGCAAAACAAAAGCACCGCCTTATCGACGACGGAGAACGATGATGCTTCTACGTCGATGGAAATCGAAGGG GTACCTCAAGATTGTCCAAGATTGGATCCAACAGGGTCTCATCAAGATGACAATCTGAGAGGAGATCAGAACCAAAACTCCATAAAGTTTGAAGAAGAGGATAAAGACTTGTTTTGTGTTGGACGAACGCTGGGCACGCAAGATCCTTATGGTCAACGTGTCCTTCAGATAGCATCTATTTTGCGGAATCTAAGTTTTACACCGGAAAACGCAGCCGTATTAGGAAGGAATCGATGTTTCTTGAGATTTGTATTATTATGCGTGAGAGCAAGGTGGAGCAATTTACATCAACTTGGTTTTGACATACTAGGAAACATAGCGAATGAAATAATCTTAAAAGAGGCCGGTGAGAGGATAACAGATGTTGTGTTGTCATGTGTGGCAAAGGGAATTGAATCCCAAGACAGGTTCATTGTTATATCCTGCTTGGAGGTGCTTAATAAAATTAGCCAACAAGACAGTAATGaagaaattgttacatttgGATTAGAGGACAATGTATATGAACTTATATGCAG GTTTTTAGCTTTGAACGACATAGCTCTTTTAGTATATACCTTGGAATGTTTGTATGCTTTGACTTCTTTGGGTGAAAGACCATGTACTAGCGTCGCGCGGGTACGCGGAGCTATTGACACGTTAGTCGCCCTTGTTACTGTAGAAGCGCAAAGTTACGGACCGAAGGCTTGTATCTTGATGAGGGTAATCGAAACAGTGTCCACTGTAGCGGCACCACCGAACACTACTCAAAACACTCCGATCACCGCTACCGCACCAGCTGCGACAGTCTCATCCTCTGTACCGTCTACACCAGCTACAGTTACTGCAACACCAGCTCCCGTTAGCCCGGCACCTTCGCGACCTACTACTCCAGCTGCGACAGTAACAAAATCTACTACGCACA AAGCAGTCGAAGCGAATAATTCCATTCAACAGCACGCGCATCAACAAATCATACAGGAAAACGAGCAATTTGCTCTAAGTTGGTTAAGAGCTACCTTTGAACCTACACCAGGTGTACGTATAGAGCAAGAAGAATtgtacaagaaatatctcggttgCTGCACAAAAATCGGCAGGAGAGGCGTAATTGCTCCGCTTCATTTTCCAAGATGCGTTAG atCTGTATTTGGTGGAAGCGTCGGACCAAATCCATTGAAAGGTGAAACAAGTGGTACTCAGTATTATGAAGGAATCAGAGTACGGGCAACACCTCCCCAAGTAACTTATCCGAGCCAAACTGCGGTTGGGACTAACACAGCTCCAATTACAGCAGTCAACGCAACGCCAGTAAAGGTGCTTCCCGTACAACAGCGTACAATCAAGAATATAAGTCCTGCTCCTGATAGCACGGCCCTAGACAATCCTGCATCTGGGCCTCCAAGAATTCCTGCCCCAGCATCGCCTATTCTGAAAGCCCAATTATCTGCCCCACCAAAACCACCCTCCAATACCTCAAACACTGCAAATCAATCCCAAAATCCAGTCACCAAGGTTGATTCTAAAAGTCAG GTGTCAGTATCGCATCCTCATCTGAGCCAAGCATTGCTGTCTAGTGGTTCGCAAATACAAACGCAGCAGCAACAATTACAACAGCAACAACCGCAACAAGTACAACACCAACCGCAACAACCGCAGCAAGTACAACAGCAATCACAAACTATCCAGGTAGTTGCAAAGGAAGATAATCGAAGCGGTACCACGTCCAGTTCCATAATAAAAAGCCTTCTGGCTACTAAGGTAACGGTCAGCAGCGACTGCATGCCCAGTACTGCTGCGACTTGTGTGTCTACCCCTACTGCCTGTGTAACAAACACTACTGCTAGCATCGCATCCAGCATCAGTGCCAACCAGCTAATAACCAGCAACCAG GTTGCCCAACGCCAACAGCAACAGAGGTTACTGCAACAACAATTAATTAACGTATCACAGCCTCCAACAACTACAACATCAACAATACTCTCAAAGACTCCTGTTAACTCGAAACAAAAGCCAGCTATTACACCCATTCCTGCCAAAAAAATACAAAGGCTTAACGGAGCCAAATTTATTATGACTAACAATTGTGACAAG ACTGAAGTAAGTGATAACGAAAATGTCAACCAAATAGCAACATCGACAACCTCTTCCATTGTGGTTTTAAATTCGACGGAAAATCACATATCTTCAACAATTAAAGTATGTCGGCCTCCATCTACAACTGTAACTACCGTGAATAAAACGAATCAACGTTCTACTTGTACGTCCATTGCCGAAGATTCGGACTCGACGAATAATTCTTTGGCATCTAGTAGTGGTATCGGTGGTAGTAGGGATTGTTCTGGTGTCGGCGTGGAGGAAGATAATTCTTTAACGAGTTTCGAGGGAATTCTCTTGAACGGTGCACCGAGTAACATGGATATTGACGCGCAGGATGATGGATCGTCAAAAGATTCGTCCAGTGTAATTTCTAAAGAGAAACCCTTGCAAAGTATGATGCTTGCGGATTTATTGGAAAGAAAAGTCGATAAAGAACCCATTCTGAACGGTGTTTTAGGAAAGAATTCAATTAACGAGAAAGGAATGGATCTGGTAGAAAACCACATCAAGAAAGTACTAAAAGAATCTCCTACCGACATTAAAGTGAAACTCGAAGTAGAGGAAAGTAATGTCGTACAAACAGAAGTATCTGAAGATACTTTAATTGAAGCACCGAGAGGGATAAAACGTGCCGCGAGTGAATCCGACGAGGTAGATGTAAAAAAGGTTAAATATTCCAACGGTACAATGTCCCCGGATCCTGCTGTTGATTCGACAACGGCTGAATCTACCGTCTCGAGTATCAAATCTGAGGAACAAGACGATGACAAGGATAGCGAAAAGGCAACTGTGTCCTCCACTGCTGCTAATCTTTATGCTGCTTTAGCTGCTGATTGTATAGAAGATGAAACTGATCTTgacgaaaatattaatgtaaatgCTAGTACAGGAACATCTCCCGCGATAAAAGAGGAACCTCATATATTCGTAAATCAAATCAATCAACAACAACAActtcaacaacagcaacagcaaaaATTGCAGCTTCAACAGCAGttacagcagcagcagcaacaacaacaacaacagcagcagcaacagcaacagcaacagcagcagcaacaccaacagcaacagcaacatcaGCAGcaacatcatcatcatcatcatcatcaccaccaTCAGTTACAACAACCCCAACAGACACAGACACAACTCCAACAGCAACAACATCAACATCAGCAACTTATTGTCGCAGCTTCTAGGCAAATAGTAGTACAACAAACAATCCAACCAAATAATCAAGTTATTATACCAGCTGGTCAAGTGAAGGGAAGGCAGGCACAACCACAGCCACAGGTTCTGCTGCAGCAAGGAGCGGGAGGTCAATTACAATACGTCGTTTCCGGTGGTGTTCCTGGTCAAAATTATGTTTTAGCTCAACCGCAAACGACGCTGGTTCAGGGTCAGGCGCAAACTGTTCTAGTGGCTCAAACTACTCAGCAACAAGGAACAGGCGcaaaaacaataattattttgcaacCTCAAGCAGCTGCTCAGCCGACCCAACAAAAAATGGTAGCGGTTACGCCGCAGGGACAGCAGGTTGTCGTAACGCAAGTTTCGCGTCCCATCTTGCAAAGTCCCGCTCTCGGCAACATACCTCCGCCACTCGTTCCAACATCAGGCACAATTCCACAAACTTCCATAATAGTGAACAGTTCTGTAGCACAAACAAATCCAAATACAGTGACTGTCACGATACCCGCGATGGCTCAACAAACGCCAGTGTCTACGAGCGTGCCATCGAGGGTAGTGACGCCCACACCAGCCTCGACTCCACCACCTACCAGACCCACGACACCGCATCAAGCAGCTGCGACGCACGGATTGCCAGCGAAACAACctgctaaattaattaagacTGTTAGTTCTTCGACCTCCACGGAGCCAGAATCTAAGCCGTCGACGAGTCAAAATCAACCGGAAAAAACTATTACGATAAAGATCGATCCTAATGCTTATTTATGCGAATGGCGAGGTTGTCTAAG GCAATTTAAAACACCACACGAAGTTTACCTTCACGTGTGCGAAGCACATTGTCCAACCGGGGGAGAAGAAATATTATGCCTTTGGGCAAGTTGCGATGCCTTGAAAAGGCGTAGATTCTCATTAATGACACATTTGTACGATAGGCATTGCAACGCGGAA ACTATGTCGATGAGAAGAAAACAGTTAACGGTAACTGGAAAAACGGAAGTTTCCACATCGACACCGCCGACTCCTCATCATCCTGGATATGCACCAAACGCAGCATTCCATGCAATTAAACGGCACGCTTTGGAATTCGTAAATCCGAAGGAATTAATG CAAAGGCCAACCAAGCCCGCTGCAGCCACCTCAAGCTCTTCTTCCCCCAGACCTGGGCAAAATCCTCCACCAGAACAG GACGACAACGAAGGTCCAGTGACTAAAAGTATTCGTTTGACAGCCGCTCTTATTCTCAGAAACCTAGTCATATATTCAACACATGGCAGAAG GCATCTTAGAGCGTATGAACCACATTTGGCAGGTGTGGCGTTAAGTAACGTTGAATCATCGAGAACAATCGCACAAGTTCTATACGATATGAATGATCAAAGCAACAGTAACCATAGGTGA
- the Bap170 gene encoding brahma associated protein 170kD isoform X1, translating into MAKILNKDPVTYERERENFLKDLRHFHETRGTPFKKIPKVSGKDIDLYLLYVVVTAHGGWIRVNLRNEWTSLCEQFHLPKGCVNSGVGLKQIYLRYLDRYEKVHFLGEDGQQADDDDEDSRHRKWSARALHSVPLTYNHHQHNVAESLRDYNGLSSDLYKPSNYDKLALSLLSPLPNEQDFAINVCTLLSNEGKHILRLDKYPRLVNILLAHAGVFDSPGTRQLFIEVYSRVRNYSINSFWSDVLDSQDVIDLTNERAFMKKPTASPQTFSRRKILEKEKQNKSTALSTTENDDASTSMEIEGVPQDCPRLDPTGSHQDDNLRGDQNQNSIKFEEEDKDLFCVGRTLGTQDPYGQRVLQIASILRNLSFTPENAAVLGRNRCFLRFVLLCVRARWSNLHQLGFDILGNIANEIILKEAGERITDVVLSCVAKGIESQDRFIVISCLEVLNKISQQDSNEEIVTFGLEDNVYELICRFLALNDIALLVYTLECLYALTSLGERPCTSVARVRGAIDTLVALVTVEAQSYGPKACILMRVIETVSTVAAPPNTTQNTPITATAPAATVSSSVPSTPATVTATPAPVSPAPSRPTTPAATVTKSTTHKAVEANNSIQQHAHQQIIQENEQFALSWLRATFEPTPGVRIEQEELYKKYLGCCTKIGRRGVIAPLHFPRCVRSVFGGSVGPNPLKGETSGTQYYEGIRVRATPPQVTYPSQTAVGTNTAPITAVNATPVKVLPVQQRTIKNISPAPDSTALDNPASGPPRIPAPASPILKAQLSAPPKPPSNTSNTANQSQNPVTKVDSKSQVSVSHPHLSQALLSSGSQIQTQQQQLQQQQPQQVQHQPQQPQQVQQQSQTIQVVAKEDNRSGTTSSSIIKSLLATKVTVSSDCMPSTAATCVSTPTACVTNTTASIASSISANQLITSNQVAQRQQQQRLLQQQLINVSQPPTTTTSTILSKTPVNSKQKPAITPIPAKKIQRLNGAKFIMTNNCDKYFVFQTEVSDNENVNQIATSTTSSIVVLNSTENHISSTIKVCRPPSTTVTTVNKTNQRSTCTSIAEDSDSTNNSLASSSGIGGSRDCSGVGVEEDNSLTSFEGILLNGAPSNMDIDAQDDGSSKDSSSVISKEKPLQSMMLADLLERKVDKEPILNGVLGKNSINEKGMDLVENHIKKVLKESPTDIKVKLEVEESNVVQTEVSEDTLIEAPRGIKRAASESDEVDVKKVKYSNGTMSPDPAVDSTTAESTVSSIKSEEQDDDKDSEKATVSSTAANLYAALAADCIEDETDLDENINVNASTGTSPAIKEEPHIFVNQINQQQQLQQQQQQKLQLQQQLQQQQQQQQQQQQQQQQQQQQQHQQQQQHQQQHHHHHHHHHHQLQQPQQTQTQLQQQQHQHQQLIVAASRQIVVQQTIQPNNQVIIPAGQVKGRQAQPQPQVLLQQGAGGQLQYVVSGGVPGQNYVLAQPQTTLVQGQAQTVLVAQTTQQQGTGAKTIIILQPQAAAQPTQQKMVAVTPQGQQVVVTQVSRPILQSPALGNIPPPLVPTSGTIPQTSIIVNSSVAQTNPNTVTVTIPAMAQQTPVSTSVPSRVVTPTPASTPPPTRPTTPHQAAATHGLPAKQPAKLIKTVSSSTSTEPESKPSTSQNQPEKTITIKIDPNAYLCEWRGCLRQFKTPHEVYLHVCEAHCPTGGEEILCLWASCDALKRRRFSLMTHLYDRHCNAETMSMRRKQLTVTGKTEVSTSTPPTPHHPGYAPNAAFHAIKRHALEFVNPKELMQRPTKPAAATSSSSSPRPGQNPPPEQDDNEGPVTKSIRLTAALILRNLVIYSTHGRRHLRAYEPHLAGVALSNVESSRTIAQVLYDMNDQSNSNHR; encoded by the exons GTTAACCTTCGGAACGAGTGGACATCGTTGTGCGAACAATTCCATCTACCGAAGGGTTGCGTGAATAGCGGGGTTGGCCTTAAACAAATTTACCTTAG GTATTTGGACAGGTACGAAAAGGTACATTTCCTGGGAGAGGATGGCCAACaagccgacgacgacgacgaggattcTAGACACAGAAAATGGTCTGCCAGGGCATTACACTCCGTTCCTCTTACTTATAATCATCATCAACACAACGTTGCAG AATCTCTTCGTGACTACAATGGCCTTTCGTCGGACCTCTACAAACCATCCAACTACGATAAGCTCGCACTCTCGCTCCTCTCCCCTCTTCCCAACGAGCAAGACTTTGCCATCAACGTTTGCACCTTACTGTCGAACGAGGGCAAACACATTTTACGTCTCGATAAGTATCCCCGGTTGGTGAACATTCTTCTCGCTCACGCGGGCGTTTTCGATTCGCCGGGCACGCGGCAACTCTTCATCGAGGTCTACTCTCGCGTAAGGAATTACTCGATCAACTCCTTTTGGTCGGACGTTCTCGACTCTCAGGACGTGATCGACCTGACGAACGAGAGGGCGTTCATGAAGAAACCGACTGCGAGTCCGCAGACGTTCTCTAGGCGGAAGATCCTAGAAAAAGAGAAGCAAAACAAAAGCACCGCCTTATCGACGACGGAGAACGATGATGCTTCTACGTCGATGGAAATCGAAGGG GTACCTCAAGATTGTCCAAGATTGGATCCAACAGGGTCTCATCAAGATGACAATCTGAGAGGAGATCAGAACCAAAACTCCATAAAGTTTGAAGAAGAGGATAAAGACTTGTTTTGTGTTGGACGAACGCTGGGCACGCAAGATCCTTATGGTCAACGTGTCCTTCAGATAGCATCTATTTTGCGGAATCTAAGTTTTACACCGGAAAACGCAGCCGTATTAGGAAGGAATCGATGTTTCTTGAGATTTGTATTATTATGCGTGAGAGCAAGGTGGAGCAATTTACATCAACTTGGTTTTGACATACTAGGAAACATAGCGAATGAAATAATCTTAAAAGAGGCCGGTGAGAGGATAACAGATGTTGTGTTGTCATGTGTGGCAAAGGGAATTGAATCCCAAGACAGGTTCATTGTTATATCCTGCTTGGAGGTGCTTAATAAAATTAGCCAACAAGACAGTAATGaagaaattgttacatttgGATTAGAGGACAATGTATATGAACTTATATGCAG GTTTTTAGCTTTGAACGACATAGCTCTTTTAGTATATACCTTGGAATGTTTGTATGCTTTGACTTCTTTGGGTGAAAGACCATGTACTAGCGTCGCGCGGGTACGCGGAGCTATTGACACGTTAGTCGCCCTTGTTACTGTAGAAGCGCAAAGTTACGGACCGAAGGCTTGTATCTTGATGAGGGTAATCGAAACAGTGTCCACTGTAGCGGCACCACCGAACACTACTCAAAACACTCCGATCACCGCTACCGCACCAGCTGCGACAGTCTCATCCTCTGTACCGTCTACACCAGCTACAGTTACTGCAACACCAGCTCCCGTTAGCCCGGCACCTTCGCGACCTACTACTCCAGCTGCGACAGTAACAAAATCTACTACGCACA AAGCAGTCGAAGCGAATAATTCCATTCAACAGCACGCGCATCAACAAATCATACAGGAAAACGAGCAATTTGCTCTAAGTTGGTTAAGAGCTACCTTTGAACCTACACCAGGTGTACGTATAGAGCAAGAAGAATtgtacaagaaatatctcggttgCTGCACAAAAATCGGCAGGAGAGGCGTAATTGCTCCGCTTCATTTTCCAAGATGCGTTAG atCTGTATTTGGTGGAAGCGTCGGACCAAATCCATTGAAAGGTGAAACAAGTGGTACTCAGTATTATGAAGGAATCAGAGTACGGGCAACACCTCCCCAAGTAACTTATCCGAGCCAAACTGCGGTTGGGACTAACACAGCTCCAATTACAGCAGTCAACGCAACGCCAGTAAAGGTGCTTCCCGTACAACAGCGTACAATCAAGAATATAAGTCCTGCTCCTGATAGCACGGCCCTAGACAATCCTGCATCTGGGCCTCCAAGAATTCCTGCCCCAGCATCGCCTATTCTGAAAGCCCAATTATCTGCCCCACCAAAACCACCCTCCAATACCTCAAACACTGCAAATCAATCCCAAAATCCAGTCACCAAGGTTGATTCTAAAAGTCAG GTGTCAGTATCGCATCCTCATCTGAGCCAAGCATTGCTGTCTAGTGGTTCGCAAATACAAACGCAGCAGCAACAATTACAACAGCAACAACCGCAACAAGTACAACACCAACCGCAACAACCGCAGCAAGTACAACAGCAATCACAAACTATCCAGGTAGTTGCAAAGGAAGATAATCGAAGCGGTACCACGTCCAGTTCCATAATAAAAAGCCTTCTGGCTACTAAGGTAACGGTCAGCAGCGACTGCATGCCCAGTACTGCTGCGACTTGTGTGTCTACCCCTACTGCCTGTGTAACAAACACTACTGCTAGCATCGCATCCAGCATCAGTGCCAACCAGCTAATAACCAGCAACCAG GTTGCCCAACGCCAACAGCAACAGAGGTTACTGCAACAACAATTAATTAACGTATCACAGCCTCCAACAACTACAACATCAACAATACTCTCAAAGACTCCTGTTAACTCGAAACAAAAGCCAGCTATTACACCCATTCCTGCCAAAAAAATACAAAGGCTTAACGGAGCCAAATTTATTATGACTAACAATTGTGACAAG TATTTTGTGTTTCAGACTGAAGTAAGTGATAACGAAAATGTCAACCAAATAGCAACATCGACAACCTCTTCCATTGTGGTTTTAAATTCGACGGAAAATCACATATCTTCAACAATTAAAGTATGTCGGCCTCCATCTACAACTGTAACTACCGTGAATAAAACGAATCAACGTTCTACTTGTACGTCCATTGCCGAAGATTCGGACTCGACGAATAATTCTTTGGCATCTAGTAGTGGTATCGGTGGTAGTAGGGATTGTTCTGGTGTCGGCGTGGAGGAAGATAATTCTTTAACGAGTTTCGAGGGAATTCTCTTGAACGGTGCACCGAGTAACATGGATATTGACGCGCAGGATGATGGATCGTCAAAAGATTCGTCCAGTGTAATTTCTAAAGAGAAACCCTTGCAAAGTATGATGCTTGCGGATTTATTGGAAAGAAAAGTCGATAAAGAACCCATTCTGAACGGTGTTTTAGGAAAGAATTCAATTAACGAGAAAGGAATGGATCTGGTAGAAAACCACATCAAGAAAGTACTAAAAGAATCTCCTACCGACATTAAAGTGAAACTCGAAGTAGAGGAAAGTAATGTCGTACAAACAGAAGTATCTGAAGATACTTTAATTGAAGCACCGAGAGGGATAAAACGTGCCGCGAGTGAATCCGACGAGGTAGATGTAAAAAAGGTTAAATATTCCAACGGTACAATGTCCCCGGATCCTGCTGTTGATTCGACAACGGCTGAATCTACCGTCTCGAGTATCAAATCTGAGGAACAAGACGATGACAAGGATAGCGAAAAGGCAACTGTGTCCTCCACTGCTGCTAATCTTTATGCTGCTTTAGCTGCTGATTGTATAGAAGATGAAACTGATCTTgacgaaaatattaatgtaaatgCTAGTACAGGAACATCTCCCGCGATAAAAGAGGAACCTCATATATTCGTAAATCAAATCAATCAACAACAACAActtcaacaacagcaacagcaaaaATTGCAGCTTCAACAGCAGttacagcagcagcagcaacaacaacaacaacagcagcagcaacagcaacagcaacagcagcagcaacaccaacagcaacagcaacatcaGCAGcaacatcatcatcatcatcatcatcaccaccaTCAGTTACAACAACCCCAACAGACACAGACACAACTCCAACAGCAACAACATCAACATCAGCAACTTATTGTCGCAGCTTCTAGGCAAATAGTAGTACAACAAACAATCCAACCAAATAATCAAGTTATTATACCAGCTGGTCAAGTGAAGGGAAGGCAGGCACAACCACAGCCACAGGTTCTGCTGCAGCAAGGAGCGGGAGGTCAATTACAATACGTCGTTTCCGGTGGTGTTCCTGGTCAAAATTATGTTTTAGCTCAACCGCAAACGACGCTGGTTCAGGGTCAGGCGCAAACTGTTCTAGTGGCTCAAACTACTCAGCAACAAGGAACAGGCGcaaaaacaataattattttgcaacCTCAAGCAGCTGCTCAGCCGACCCAACAAAAAATGGTAGCGGTTACGCCGCAGGGACAGCAGGTTGTCGTAACGCAAGTTTCGCGTCCCATCTTGCAAAGTCCCGCTCTCGGCAACATACCTCCGCCACTCGTTCCAACATCAGGCACAATTCCACAAACTTCCATAATAGTGAACAGTTCTGTAGCACAAACAAATCCAAATACAGTGACTGTCACGATACCCGCGATGGCTCAACAAACGCCAGTGTCTACGAGCGTGCCATCGAGGGTAGTGACGCCCACACCAGCCTCGACTCCACCACCTACCAGACCCACGACACCGCATCAAGCAGCTGCGACGCACGGATTGCCAGCGAAACAACctgctaaattaattaagacTGTTAGTTCTTCGACCTCCACGGAGCCAGAATCTAAGCCGTCGACGAGTCAAAATCAACCGGAAAAAACTATTACGATAAAGATCGATCCTAATGCTTATTTATGCGAATGGCGAGGTTGTCTAAG GCAATTTAAAACACCACACGAAGTTTACCTTCACGTGTGCGAAGCACATTGTCCAACCGGGGGAGAAGAAATATTATGCCTTTGGGCAAGTTGCGATGCCTTGAAAAGGCGTAGATTCTCATTAATGACACATTTGTACGATAGGCATTGCAACGCGGAA ACTATGTCGATGAGAAGAAAACAGTTAACGGTAACTGGAAAAACGGAAGTTTCCACATCGACACCGCCGACTCCTCATCATCCTGGATATGCACCAAACGCAGCATTCCATGCAATTAAACGGCACGCTTTGGAATTCGTAAATCCGAAGGAATTAATG CAAAGGCCAACCAAGCCCGCTGCAGCCACCTCAAGCTCTTCTTCCCCCAGACCTGGGCAAAATCCTCCACCAGAACAG GACGACAACGAAGGTCCAGTGACTAAAAGTATTCGTTTGACAGCCGCTCTTATTCTCAGAAACCTAGTCATATATTCAACACATGGCAGAAG GCATCTTAGAGCGTATGAACCACATTTGGCAGGTGTGGCGTTAAGTAACGTTGAATCATCGAGAACAATCGCACAAGTTCTATACGATATGAATGATCAAAGCAACAGTAACCATAGGTGA